A genomic stretch from Helianthus annuus cultivar XRQ/B chromosome 1, HanXRQr2.0-SUNRISE, whole genome shotgun sequence includes:
- the LOC110877724 gene encoding beta-amylase 1, chloroplastic isoform X1, with protein MTMRLPQIGAISASSIPSYSSDSSSSDSNNVNKSFWRCAEANPRFQVPKKAIQPDLLLSSQSIRCEYNPDLSIARQTLTEPPVPTERKYKTGCGGGTTTGKGVPVYVMLPLDSVTMANGVNRRKAMNACFQALKSAGVEGVMMDVWWGLVEREVAGEYNWGGYSELLEMAKRYGLKVQAVMSFHQCGGNVGDSCTIPLPKWVVEEINKDQDLAYTDQWGRRNYEYLSLGCDTIPCLKGRTPIQCYADYMRAFRHRFSHLLGDTIVEIQVGMGPAGELRYPSYPEKDGIWKFPGIGAFQCYDQYMLCSLKAAAENYGKPEWGTTGPTDAGEYNNSPEETNFFKRECGGWNGEYGKFFLSWYSQMLLDHGERILTSATSIFNNRGVKISVKVAGIHWHYGTRSHASELTAGYYNTRFRNGYLPIAKMLSRFNAVLNFTCVEMRNHEQPQGAHCSPENLVQQVALATREAHVSIAGENALPRYDDYALEQILRAAEKAEMCAFTYLRLKRELFEVENWRKFVAFVKKMKEGKDVERCWEQVEKEAEHFVQVTQPLVQEAAVALIEY; from the exons ATGACGATGAGATTACCTCAAATTGGAGCCATATCCGCATCTTCAATCCCATCCTATTCATCCGATTCTTCTTCATCCGACTCAAACAACGTGAACAAATCGTTCTGGCGGTGCGCAGAAGCGAATCCTAGGTTTCAAGTACCGAAAAAAGCTATACAACCAGACTTATTACTGTCATCGCAATCAATTCGATGTGAATATAATCCAGATCTATCAATTGCTCGTCAAACGTTGACAGAACCTCCGGTTCCAACGGAGCGGAAGTATAAGACAGGCTGTGGTGGCGGGACGACGACAGGCAAAGGTGTACCGGTGTACGTGATGCTGCCGTTGGACAGTGTAACGATGGCGAACGGTGTGAACCGGAGGAAGGCGATGAACGCGTGTTTTCAGGCGTTGAAGAGCGCGGGAGTGGAGGGGGTGATGATGGACGTGTGGTGGGGGTTGGTGGAGAGAGAGGTGGCCGGAGAGTATAATTGGGGTGGTTATTCAGAGCTGTTGGAGATGGCGAAGAGGTATGGGTTGAAGGTACAGGCGGTTATGTCGTTTCATCAGTGTGGTGGTAATGTGGGTGACTCTTGCAC GATACCACTTCCAAAATGGGTGGTGGAAGAGATCAACAAGGATCAGGATTTAGCATACACAGATCAATGGGGAAGAAGGAACTATGAATATCTTTCTCTTGGATGTGATACAATCCCATGCCTCAAAGGCAGGACTCCGATCCAGTGCTACGCGGACTACATGCGTGCTTTCAGGCACAGGTTTTCGCATCTTCTTGGGGACACCATTGTT gaaattcaAGTTGGAATGGGTCCTGCAGGAGAACTTAGATATCCATCTTATCCGGAGAAAGATGGAATATGGAAATTCCCGGGGATAGGAGCCTTCCAGTGCTACGACCAG TACATGCTTTGTAGCTTGAAAGCGGCAGCGGAGAACTATGGTAAACCAGAATGGGGAACCACCGGCCCTACTGACGCCGGTGAATACAACAACTCACCGGAAGAAACCAACTTCTTCAAAAGGGAATGTGGTGGCTGGAACGGGGAATACGGCAAGTTCTTCCTCTCCTGGTACTCCCAAATGCTGTTAGATCACGGCGAACGGATTCTAACATCTGCCACATCCATTTTCAACAACCGAGGGGTCAAGATCTCCGTCAAAGTCGCAGGAATCCACTGGCACTACGGAACACGCTCCCACGCCTCAGAGCTCACCGCGGGCTACTACAACACCCGCTTCCGAAACGGATACCTCCCAATAGCCAAAATGCTAAGCCGCTTCAACGCTGTTCTTAACTTCACCTGTGTCGAGATGCGTAACCATGAGCAGCCTCAGGGTGCACATTGCTCGCCCGAGAATCTCGTGCAGCAAGTGGCGTTGGCGACACGAGAAGCACATGTGTCGATCGCTGGAGAGAATGCGTTGCCGCGATATGATGATTATGCACTTGAGCAGATCCTGAGGGCAGCGGAGAAGGCAGAGATGTGTGCGTTTACGTATCTGCGATTGAAACGAGAATTGTTTGAGGTAGAAAACTGGAGGAAGTTTGTGGCGTTTGTGAAGAAGATGAAAGAAGGGAAAGATGTAGAGAGATGTTGGGAACAAGTGGAGAAAGAGGCTGAACATTTTGTGCAGGTGACACAGCCATTGGTGCAAGAAGCTGCTGTTGCTCTTATTGAATACTAG
- the LOC110877724 gene encoding beta-amylase 1, chloroplastic isoform X2, with the protein MTMRLPQIGAISASSIPSYSSDSSSSDSNNVNKSFWRCAEANPRFQVPKKAIQPDLLLSSQSIRCEYNPDLSIARQTLTEPPVPTERKYKTGCGGGTTTGKGVPVYVMLPLDSVTMANGVNRRKAMNACFQALKSAGVEGVMMDVWWGLVEREVAGEYNWGGYSELLEMAKRIPLPKWVVEEINKDQDLAYTDQWGRRNYEYLSLGCDTIPCLKGRTPIQCYADYMRAFRHRFSHLLGDTIVEIQVGMGPAGELRYPSYPEKDGIWKFPGIGAFQCYDQYMLCSLKAAAENYGKPEWGTTGPTDAGEYNNSPEETNFFKRECGGWNGEYGKFFLSWYSQMLLDHGERILTSATSIFNNRGVKISVKVAGIHWHYGTRSHASELTAGYYNTRFRNGYLPIAKMLSRFNAVLNFTCVEMRNHEQPQGAHCSPENLVQQVALATREAHVSIAGENALPRYDDYALEQILRAAEKAEMCAFTYLRLKRELFEVENWRKFVAFVKKMKEGKDVERCWEQVEKEAEHFVQVTQPLVQEAAVALIEY; encoded by the exons ATGACGATGAGATTACCTCAAATTGGAGCCATATCCGCATCTTCAATCCCATCCTATTCATCCGATTCTTCTTCATCCGACTCAAACAACGTGAACAAATCGTTCTGGCGGTGCGCAGAAGCGAATCCTAGGTTTCAAGTACCGAAAAAAGCTATACAACCAGACTTATTACTGTCATCGCAATCAATTCGATGTGAATATAATCCAGATCTATCAATTGCTCGTCAAACGTTGACAGAACCTCCGGTTCCAACGGAGCGGAAGTATAAGACAGGCTGTGGTGGCGGGACGACGACAGGCAAAGGTGTACCGGTGTACGTGATGCTGCCGTTGGACAGTGTAACGATGGCGAACGGTGTGAACCGGAGGAAGGCGATGAACGCGTGTTTTCAGGCGTTGAAGAGCGCGGGAGTGGAGGGGGTGATGATGGACGTGTGGTGGGGGTTGGTGGAGAGAGAGGTGGCCGGAGAGTATAATTGGGGTGGTTATTCAGAGCTGTTGGAGATGGCGAAGAG GATACCACTTCCAAAATGGGTGGTGGAAGAGATCAACAAGGATCAGGATTTAGCATACACAGATCAATGGGGAAGAAGGAACTATGAATATCTTTCTCTTGGATGTGATACAATCCCATGCCTCAAAGGCAGGACTCCGATCCAGTGCTACGCGGACTACATGCGTGCTTTCAGGCACAGGTTTTCGCATCTTCTTGGGGACACCATTGTT gaaattcaAGTTGGAATGGGTCCTGCAGGAGAACTTAGATATCCATCTTATCCGGAGAAAGATGGAATATGGAAATTCCCGGGGATAGGAGCCTTCCAGTGCTACGACCAG TACATGCTTTGTAGCTTGAAAGCGGCAGCGGAGAACTATGGTAAACCAGAATGGGGAACCACCGGCCCTACTGACGCCGGTGAATACAACAACTCACCGGAAGAAACCAACTTCTTCAAAAGGGAATGTGGTGGCTGGAACGGGGAATACGGCAAGTTCTTCCTCTCCTGGTACTCCCAAATGCTGTTAGATCACGGCGAACGGATTCTAACATCTGCCACATCCATTTTCAACAACCGAGGGGTCAAGATCTCCGTCAAAGTCGCAGGAATCCACTGGCACTACGGAACACGCTCCCACGCCTCAGAGCTCACCGCGGGCTACTACAACACCCGCTTCCGAAACGGATACCTCCCAATAGCCAAAATGCTAAGCCGCTTCAACGCTGTTCTTAACTTCACCTGTGTCGAGATGCGTAACCATGAGCAGCCTCAGGGTGCACATTGCTCGCCCGAGAATCTCGTGCAGCAAGTGGCGTTGGCGACACGAGAAGCACATGTGTCGATCGCTGGAGAGAATGCGTTGCCGCGATATGATGATTATGCACTTGAGCAGATCCTGAGGGCAGCGGAGAAGGCAGAGATGTGTGCGTTTACGTATCTGCGATTGAAACGAGAATTGTTTGAGGTAGAAAACTGGAGGAAGTTTGTGGCGTTTGTGAAGAAGATGAAAGAAGGGAAAGATGTAGAGAGATGTTGGGAACAAGTGGAGAAAGAGGCTGAACATTTTGTGCAGGTGACACAGCCATTGGTGCAAGAAGCTGCTGTTGCTCTTATTGAATACTAG